A single region of the Pseudalkalibacillus berkeleyi genome encodes:
- a CDS encoding carbohydrate ABC transporter permease, translated as MRKGNLWYWVFLAPVLIALVAVVILPLMYGIYYSFTDWNGIYTTSFVGLDHYKALIGDEEFRNSLWFTTKFTVVSVFLINFFGLSLALLVTQKFKGNHVLRTIFFMPNLIGGLILGFIWQFIFIKVFSSIGDILGVEGLKVWLATEETGFWALAILMSWQLAGYVMVIYISFLEGVPRELLESAQIDGANSFQRFFHVTLPLVMPAFTVSLFLTLSNSFKLYDQNLSLTGGGPYNSTQMVAMEIYNTAFVENAMAFAQAKAVIFFLIVATISLTQVYINKKREVEL; from the coding sequence ATGCGGAAAGGAAATTTGTGGTATTGGGTGTTCTTGGCTCCAGTACTAATTGCATTAGTGGCTGTTGTCATTCTTCCATTGATGTATGGGATTTATTATTCTTTTACTGACTGGAATGGTATTTATACCACTAGCTTTGTTGGCCTTGATCATTATAAAGCATTAATAGGTGATGAAGAATTTAGAAACTCATTATGGTTTACAACGAAATTTACAGTTGTGTCTGTATTCCTGATCAATTTCTTTGGATTATCATTAGCTCTACTCGTTACGCAGAAGTTTAAAGGTAATCATGTATTAAGAACGATATTTTTTATGCCGAACTTGATCGGTGGGCTTATTTTAGGATTCATTTGGCAATTTATCTTTATTAAAGTGTTTTCAAGCATTGGAGACATTTTAGGGGTTGAAGGGCTCAAGGTATGGTTGGCAACAGAAGAGACAGGGTTTTGGGCGCTGGCAATTCTGATGAGTTGGCAATTAGCAGGTTATGTTATGGTCATCTATATATCTTTCTTAGAAGGTGTACCAAGAGAATTATTAGAATCGGCGCAAATAGATGGTGCTAATTCATTCCAACGTTTCTTTCACGTTACATTACCTCTAGTTATGCCAGCATTTACAGTTAGTCTATTTTTAACTCTATCAAACTCATTTAAACTGTATGATCAAAACCTATCCTTAACAGGTGGAGGACCATATAATTCCACTCAGATGGTTGCGATGGAAATTTACAATACAGCCTTTGTAGAAAATGCTATGGCATTTGCACAGGCAAAAGCGGTTATATTCTTCCTGATCGTAGCTACTATCTCACTGACACAAGTTTACATAAACAAGAAACGGGAGGTTGAATTGTAA